A genomic window from Camelina sativa cultivar DH55 chromosome 2, Cs, whole genome shotgun sequence includes:
- the LOC104741553 gene encoding probable flavonol synthase 5 isoform X2: MQDERNHNTSPTSFPYSSKQLASSTQGGNSDVPVVDLSVSDEELLVREVTEASQEWGVFQVVNHGIPTELMQQLQVVGKQFFDLPEAEKKAVAKEEDFEGYKRNYLEGIDAWDEHLFHRLSPPSIINYKYWPKNPPQYREVNEEYTRHMKKLAEKILGWLSEGLGLPTVALTQSLGGETAEYLIRINYYPPSPKSELALGGPAHTDIGALALLVPNEVPGLQVFKDEQWLDVEYINSAVVVFIGDQLMRMTNGRFKNVLHRATLNKERLRISWPVFVSPRHDMLVGPLPDLELISGDDSAPKFKPYVYKHFKSRKLKKLSLDLTEKKIS, translated from the exons ATGCAAGACGAGAGAAACCACAACACATCTCCTACGTCTTTCCCATATTCGAGCAAGCAGTTGGCGAGCTCAACTCAGGGAGGAAACTCCGACGTTCCCGTGGTTGATCTAAGCGTTTCTGATGAAGAGCTTTTGGTGCGTGAGGTGACGGAAGCGAGCCAAGAATGGGGAGTTTTTCAGGTGGTTAACCACGGAATTCCAACGGAGCTGATGCAGCAGCTTCAAGTGGTTGGGAAGCAGTTTTTCGACCTCCCGGAGGCAGAAAAGAAAGCCGTGGCCAAAGAGGAAGACTTCGAAGGATACAAGAGGAACTATCTAGAAGGCATTGACGCTTGGGACGAACATCTGTTTCACAGACTCTCCCCACCCTCTATCATCAACTATAAATATTGGCCTAAGAATCCTCCCCAATACAG GGAGGTGAATGAGGAGTACACAAGGCATATGAAAAAGTTAGCTGAAAAAATTCTTGGTTGGTTATCAGAGGGATTAGGGTTACCAACCGTGGCGTTGACGCAAAGTTTAGGTGGCGAAACGGCAGAGTATTTGATTAGGATCAATTACTATCCGCCGTCTCCAAAATCAGAACTAGCCTTAGGAGGCCCGGCGCACACCGATATAGGGGCACTCGCACTCCTCGTCCCCAATGAGGTCCCTGGACTTCAAGTCTTCAAGGACGAACAATGGTTGGACGTTGAGTATATCAACTCAGCTGTGGTTGTTTTCATCGGCGATCAACTCATG AGGATGACCAACGGGAGATTCAAGAACGTGCTTCATAGAGCAACGTTGaataaggaaagattgaggattTCGTGGCCGGTTTTTGTTTCCCCTAGGCATGATATGTTGGTTGGACCTTTGCCGGA CCTTGAGCTAATTTCTGGCGACGATAGTGCTCCCAAGTTTAAGCCTTACGTCTACAAACACTTCAAATCTCGTAAGCTGAAGAAGCTTA
- the LOC104741553 gene encoding probable flavonol synthase 5 isoform X1, giving the protein MQDERNHNTSPTSFPYSSKQLASSTQGGNSDVPVVDLSVSDEELLVREVTEASQEWGVFQVVNHGIPTELMQQLQVVGKQFFDLPEAEKKAVAKEEDFEGYKRNYLEGIDAWDEHLFHRLSPPSIINYKYWPKNPPQYREVNEEYTRHMKKLAEKILGWLSEGLGLPTVALTQSLGGETAEYLIRINYYPPSPKSELALGGPAHTDIGALALLVPNEVPGLQVFKDEQWLDVEYINSAVVVFIGDQLMRMTNGRFKNVLHRATLNKERLRISWPVFVSPRHDMLVGPLPELIGDENPPKFETLVFKDYSQQTIENWEVDLLYSL; this is encoded by the exons ATGCAAGACGAGAGAAACCACAACACATCTCCTACGTCTTTCCCATATTCGAGCAAGCAGTTGGCGAGCTCAACTCAGGGAGGAAACTCCGACGTTCCCGTGGTTGATCTAAGCGTTTCTGATGAAGAGCTTTTGGTGCGTGAGGTGACGGAAGCGAGCCAAGAATGGGGAGTTTTTCAGGTGGTTAACCACGGAATTCCAACGGAGCTGATGCAGCAGCTTCAAGTGGTTGGGAAGCAGTTTTTCGACCTCCCGGAGGCAGAAAAGAAAGCCGTGGCCAAAGAGGAAGACTTCGAAGGATACAAGAGGAACTATCTAGAAGGCATTGACGCTTGGGACGAACATCTGTTTCACAGACTCTCCCCACCCTCTATCATCAACTATAAATATTGGCCTAAGAATCCTCCCCAATACAG GGAGGTGAATGAGGAGTACACAAGGCATATGAAAAAGTTAGCTGAAAAAATTCTTGGTTGGTTATCAGAGGGATTAGGGTTACCAACCGTGGCGTTGACGCAAAGTTTAGGTGGCGAAACGGCAGAGTATTTGATTAGGATCAATTACTATCCGCCGTCTCCAAAATCAGAACTAGCCTTAGGAGGCCCGGCGCACACCGATATAGGGGCACTCGCACTCCTCGTCCCCAATGAGGTCCCTGGACTTCAAGTCTTCAAGGACGAACAATGGTTGGACGTTGAGTATATCAACTCAGCTGTGGTTGTTTTCATCGGCGATCAACTCATG AGGATGACCAACGGGAGATTCAAGAACGTGCTTCATAGAGCAACGTTGaataaggaaagattgaggattTCGTGGCCGGTTTTTGTTTCCCCTAGGCATGATATGTTGGTTGGACCTTTGCCGGAGCTTATAGGAGACGAGAATCCTCCCAAATTCGAGACTTTAGTTTTTAAAGACTATTCGCAACAGACGATAGAAAACTGGGAGGTCGACTTGCTATATAGTTTATAG